One part of the Phoenix dactylifera cultivar Barhee BC4 chromosome 4, palm_55x_up_171113_PBpolish2nd_filt_p, whole genome shotgun sequence genome encodes these proteins:
- the LOC103695527 gene encoding vicilin Jug r 6.0101: MTTKPRAFIPFLLVLSILLVSATLALSTTEDPKRQIERCKQECRESRQGEQQERQCVRQCEEQEEKRGQGDERGKEGHKGEDPEKRLEECRRECREQAEGREQRECEKRCEEECKERRGESKEEEKREEEKGEKRRGSDPYFFEEESFLHRVRTEHGNVRVLRNFLERSKLLLGVANYRVAILEANPNTFVLPSHWDAEALLFVARGNGLITRQCQDNKETQELRRGHIIRVRAGTIVSFVNKDRNEKLVIVMLFQTVATPGMLEAFVGAGGRNPESFYRSFSKPVLRAAFNTGVDKLERLFGRQKKGAMIEASQEQIRELSRRAGSEGLPWPFGESRRPFNLLDKRPSHSNRHGELREADRDDYPELRDLNIQVALARINKGSMMSPNYNTEATTISIVVGGNGQVQIVCPHVSRQQEEGRGREGEEGRGQQEGKEEEEQQQRGQRYQRVESEVSRGTTYIVPAGHPSVAVSSRNESLEVLCFEINAMNNQRTWLAGSNNILKQMDRMTKELAFDQPAREVDEVLNAPREEVFMAGPQERERESERGEGRDGPLESILEFAGF, encoded by the exons ATGACGACCAAACCAAGAGCTTtcattccttttcttcttgttctttccaTCCTTCTCGTCTCTGCCACCTTGGCTCTCTCCACTACCGAGGATCCCAAGCGGCAGATTGAGCGGTGCAAGCAGGAGTGCCGGGAGAGTCGGCAAGGTGAGCAACAAGAGAGACAGTGCGTGCGCCAGTGCGAggagcaagaagagaagagggggcAAGGCGACGAGAGAGGCAAAGAAGGACATAAAGGAGAGGATCCCGAGAAGCGGCTAGAGGAATGTCGGAGGGAGTGCCGGGAGCAAGCAGAGGGGAGGGAGCAGAGAGAGTGCGAGAAGCGGTGCGAGGAGGAGTGTAAGGAGCGTCGTGGAGAAAGcaaggaggaagaaaagagggaggaagaaaagggggagaagaggagagggagcgatCCTTACTTCTTCGAGGAGGAGAGCTTCCTGCATCGGGTCCGGACCGAGCACGGCAATGTTAGGGTCCTCAGAAACTTCTTGGAGAGATCCAAGCTTTTGCTCGGGGTCGCCAACTATCGTGTTGCCATCCTCGAAGCCAATCCAAACACCTTTGTTCTCCCCAGCCACTGGGACGCAGAGGCCCTTCTCTTCGTAGCCAGGG GAAATGGACTTATAACTCGCCAGTGTCAAGATAATAAGGAGACGCAAGAGCTTCGCCGGGGACATATCATAAGGGTGCGTGCAGGAACAATCGTGTCTTTCGTGAACAAAGACAGGAACGAGAAGCTCGTTATAGTCATGCTCTTCCAAACCGTCGCGACTCCTGGCATGCTTGAG GCGTTCGTTGGTGCCGGTGGACGAAACCCCGAGTCATTTTACCGGAGCTTCAGCAAGCCAGTCTTAAGAGCTGCCTTTAAT ACAGGAGTAGACAAGCTGGAGAGGCTCTTCGGAAGGCAGAAGAAGGGAGCCATGATAGAGGCAAGCCAGGAGCAGATCAGGGAGCTGAGCCGCCGCGCTGGCTCCGAGGGTCTGCCTTGGCCCTTCGGTGAATCGAGGAGGCCGTTCAATCTGCTCGACAAGCGCCCTTCCCACTCAAACCGCCATGGAGAGCTAAGGGAGGCCGATCGCGACGACTACCCGGAGCTCAGGGACCTCAACATCCAAGTCGCCCTCGCTAGGATCAACAAA GGATCCATGATGTCACCTAACTATAACACGGAGGCAACCACGATTTCCATTGTGGTAGGAGGCAACGGCCAGGTTCAGATAGTGTGCCCACACGTTTCTAGACAACAGGAGGAAGGACGAGgccgggagggagaggaaggacgaGGTCAGCAGGaaggcaaggaggaagaggagcaaCAACAGCGAGGTCAGCGCTACCAAAGAGTCGAATCCGAGGTTTCACGTGGCACGACCTACATCGTTCCTGCGGGCCACCCATCCGTCGCCGTCTCTTCGCGCAACGAGAGTCTTGAGGTCCTGTGCTTCGAAATCAACGCCATGAACAACCAGAGGACCTGGCTTGCAG GGAGCAACAACATATTGAAGCAGATGGATAGGATGACCAAGGAGCTGGCCTTCGATCAGCCGGCGAGGGAGGTGGACGAGGTCTTGAATGCCCCAAGGGAGGAGGTTTTCATGGCGGGCCCACAGGAACGCGAGCGGGAGAGCGAGAGAGGGGAAGGTCGCGATGGTCCACTGGAATCTATCCTGGAATTTGCCGGCTTCTGA